A genomic segment from Deinococcus aestuarii encodes:
- a CDS encoding IS3 family transposase → IEVFYNRQRRHSTLGYLTPLEFERQATAA, encoded by the coding sequence CATCGAGGTCTTCTACAACCGCCAGCGCCGCCATTCCACCCTGGGGTACTTGACGCCCCTGGAGTTCGAACGCCAAGCTACAGCCGCTTAA